The sequence CTTACTAAAATTTGCATGATACTTAAATTTCTCCGACTTCCATTTTTTTGGATTTGTTACATTTTGTATATCTCTAGTTATAAGTTAAAAGCACAGTTGCTTACTCCAACAAGTTTGACCTTCTATGTTTGTCCAACTACTTACGATCCCGTAGATATCGATATCAATATCAACATCTTGTAGTGTTCAATACGCATATGCTAATGGAATTTCTAAGTGGTATTATGTAAACTACCTGAAATTTGTACCACTAATTAAATACTCCTACCAGGGTCCATTGCTATATTGCATGACAGCCCTCTAACTAGGGTAATTGAATAATTTTTTGTCCCAATCTATGGAAAAGAGCATTAAGAACAACAGCCAAGTAATATACATAAATGCGCGACATGGATGGCCAGATGGGACCTTGGAATGAAAATCACAGGCAAACTGTCAAGTGGTAAATGAACATATCGGATTTTTAACTCTGTATACTCAGTAAATGTGCATGATCAATTCAATGGTAATATACTTCCTACTGTACATGAATAATTTACAAACAATAATTTTAAAACCGAGATTGGTGCACCTTTCAGAAGAGCTGCAAAAATAACTACTCTTTGATCATCTTTTGTCAAATGAGAAATCTTTGGAACCAATCATAATTGGTTTTGGCCGGCTACTTTCCACATCGATTTCATGTTGACCTCTAGAAGTAGCCGGAGGAGCAGACGGTGGAGACAAATCCGACAAAGTCAAATCCTGAAACTCTTTCACTTCTTCTTCGGTTGGACCAACAAGGTTGGATCGGAAATGATGTTTGTGAGACGAAGGGCTATCAAGCTGGTACTCATGTTGGTGCATTGGAGACGGTGAACCTTCGCTATCCCAATTTTCGTTGTCAATATTTGATAACCTTGGAGATGTTTGGAGACTACTATCAGCTTCTTGACGGTAATAGCGTAAGAGATGAATCGGTGACGTTCCGTGCGTTGGCGTTCCTGGCCTACTCGACATTGGCGTTACTGTTCGTGATCGTTGgttttgtttaatttgttttttagCTGTATGATGCCATTTCCTTAGAGCTGTTGCTATACTGTCATTGAAAATAGTAGATTTCATGCTTGAACCCATCTGAGTAACCAATGCATAGAGTGGTAGAGtaacgtaactacacaagatttGTATCAACACCCTGAAAATAATCAAATTTGGATTTCTTAGTAAATATATTTTTGATTAAGTGTGAGTCTGAAAATGCCTTACCCCATTGAGATTCTGATGACAACATCCTCTATATGTTCATGGAAACAAGATTTCAATCCAAATTCCCACTGAAAATATTAAATAACTCAAAAAATGAATTTGTCAACTGTGAAGTACCAGAACACTACTAATTAAACTTTGTTAGTAAACCCAAGCTGCCCAACTAGGCAACTGCCATTATgactgatgcaaggttttaaggGAAATCAACTAATGTTACCGGCCGGGGACCCTAGTAGTACTACTTACCCAAGTCCATACGAAAAACGCCAGCTGAAAGGCATTCTGCGAGAAGAAAGAAGACATTTGCAACATTAAGTAATAATGACCGAGCGCTATTTCAGATAAGAAAAATGTGACCTTAGTATACCTGAAATAGAACGAAATGGATTAAGTAGAGAATGAGACGTGGGCGACTAAACCAGAAGAGGTCATCGGCTGGTTGAACAACAGGTACTCCTCTCACAATGTCACTTTTCTCTTGTATCCTTAACCCCATTCTTGTTATAATCACTTGTAACTTTGTTCCTACTAGCAAAATAATCTGCATTCAAATTAGTAAATTACAAACTGTCACCCCCAACTCTTTCGTAAGAAAGATCGACCAAGAGATTAAACTCAATAAATGTAAGAGGAGCTTACAATGAATGGGATAAAGGGTAGCCATAGATAAGAAAACCATCCGTGGGTGTTGAATAGCAGAAACAAAACAGCAAAGAACCAAATTGGTGGGCtacaaaaaaggaaaaacatcaaaatcaaatACTAAGTCAAATAATTGAGAGAGGAAGAATCTTTAGCGCGTCCTAAGAATATATCAACAGAAGACAGAGGTCTACACACCTGA comes from Papaver somniferum cultivar HN1 chromosome 7, ASM357369v1, whole genome shotgun sequence and encodes:
- the LOC113298505 gene encoding MLO-like protein 6, which produces MAGGGGTGRSLEQTPTWAVAVVCFALVLISIIIEHIIHLIGKWFQRKHKKALYEAFEKIKSELMLLGFLSLLLTVGQGPISKICIPKSVAATWHPCSGEEETRLNNNGGDKTTSSNADDNESEDVVATLGRKLLSNISRLSSNSTPSHRRVLAGGSTDVCAAKGKVPFVSSDGIHQLHIFISVLAISHVLYCILTMALGRLKMRRWKSWEKETRTIEYEFTQDPERFRFARDTSFGRRHLNFWSKSPVLIWVVCFFRQFVRSVPKVDYLTLRDGSLVAHLSPQSSTKFNFQKYINRSLEEDFKVVVGISPPIWFFAVLFLLFNTHGWFSYLWLPFIPFIIILLVGTKLQVIITRMGLRIQEKSDIVRGVPVVQPADDLFWFSRPRLILYLIHFVLFQNAFQLAFFVWTWWEFGLKSCFHEHIEDVVIRISMGVLIQILCSYVTLPLYALVTQMGSSMKSTIFNDSIATALRKWHHTAKKQIKQNQRSRTVTPMSSRPGTPTHGTSPIHLLRYYRQEADSSLQTSPRLSNIDNENWDSEGSPSPMHQHEYQLDSPSSHKHHFRSNLVGPTEEEVKEFQDLTLSDLSPPSAPPATSRGQHEIDVESSRPKPIMIGSKDFSFDKR